Proteins from one Parvibaculum lavamentivorans DS-1 genomic window:
- a CDS encoding usg protein, translated as MKQVSELKKLIEGYRLVTAEILYRMPDHPKLLQSYLWQDYDLEPKYPALSKFLDFWSRELEGPIHSVRVGTRRVIHPSELIRADFVATIH; from the coding sequence GTGAAACAGGTTTCGGAACTGAAGAAGCTGATCGAAGGCTACCGACTGGTGACAGCCGAAATTCTCTACCGGATGCCCGACCATCCGAAGCTGCTGCAGAGCTATCTCTGGCAGGATTACGACCTCGAACCGAAATATCCGGCGCTGAGCAAGTTTCTCGACTTCTGGTCGCGGGAGCTTGAGGGACCGATCCATTCGGTGCGCGTCGGCACGCGGCGGGTGATCCATCCTAGCGAGCTGATCCGGGCGGATTTCGTGGCGACGATTCACTGA
- a CDS encoding MDR family oxidoreductase: MTDTFRAIRVSKGEAGPKADFVNLTEADLMEGDVTVAVDYSTVNYKDGLALTGKAPIIRSFPLIPGIDFSGKVEKSSHAGFKPGDRVVLNGYGVGEGHNGGYAQKARVKGDWLVKLPDAISNERAMAIGTAGYTSMLCVLALEKNGVTPDKGDVLVTGAAGGVGSVAIALLSKLGYRVIASTGRASEADYLKSLGASDIIDRNELSAPGKPIGKERWAGAVDAVGSHTLANVLAMTKYGGAVAACGLAQGMDLPASVAPFILRGVTLAGIDSVMAPMEKRVEAYKRLATDLDMKKLDAMSFRAKLDDVPKLAEEIIAGHVRGRAIVDVNA; the protein is encoded by the coding sequence ATGACCGATACGTTCCGCGCCATCCGTGTCTCCAAGGGCGAAGCCGGCCCGAAGGCCGATTTCGTGAACCTCACCGAAGCCGATCTGATGGAAGGCGACGTCACGGTCGCGGTCGATTATTCGACGGTGAACTACAAGGACGGCCTCGCCCTCACAGGCAAGGCGCCGATCATCCGCTCCTTCCCGCTCATCCCGGGTATCGACTTCTCCGGCAAGGTCGAAAAATCTTCCCATGCCGGTTTCAAGCCCGGCGACCGCGTCGTGCTGAACGGCTACGGCGTCGGCGAAGGCCATAATGGCGGCTATGCACAGAAGGCGCGCGTGAAGGGCGACTGGCTGGTGAAGCTCCCCGACGCGATCTCGAATGAGCGCGCCATGGCCATTGGCACCGCCGGCTACACCTCCATGCTCTGCGTCCTCGCGCTGGAGAAAAACGGCGTCACCCCGGACAAGGGCGACGTGCTGGTCACCGGCGCCGCGGGCGGCGTCGGCTCGGTCGCCATCGCGCTCCTCTCCAAGCTCGGCTACCGCGTCATCGCCTCCACCGGCCGCGCCTCGGAAGCCGATTACCTGAAATCCCTCGGCGCCTCGGACATCATCGACCGCAATGAACTCTCGGCGCCGGGCAAGCCCATCGGCAAGGAACGCTGGGCAGGCGCCGTCGATGCCGTCGGCAGCCACACGCTGGCAAACGTCCTCGCCATGACGAAATATGGCGGCGCTGTCGCTGCCTGCGGTCTTGCGCAGGGCATGGACCTCCCCGCTTCCGTCGCGCCTTTCATCCTGCGTGGCGTCACGCTCGCCGGCATCGACAGCGTCATGGCGCCGATGGAAAAGCGCGTCGAAGCTTACAAGCGCCTCGCCACCGATCTCGACATGAAGAAGCTCGACGCCATGAGCTTCCGCGCGAAGCTCGACGACGTGCCGAAGCTCGCGGAAGAAATCATCGCCGGTCATGTGCGTGGCCGCGCCATTGTCGATGTGAATGCGTAA
- a CDS encoding AMP-binding protein → MTKPEVNLPPFRFPNYVEPRLEIEHRADGSIVMRNPHPLRGAPENLIAPIRKWAVEAPDRVWLGKRKAAKEGYGEWELLTYAETDRKTRAIAQALLDRGLDQSSPVMILSGNSIEHALMTYGAILAGVPVAPVSPSYSTMSTDFDKLRYVFDLVEPKLIFMQEAAPFERGLAALNLDGVELVTVDGSRGTAFADLLATAPGDAVEESYARLNYDMVAKYLFTSGSTGMPKAVITTQRMMCVNSVMPKSVTLEEENEEPSVLLNWLPWNHCFGGNAILNNLLVSGGTLYIDGGRPVPGGFAETVQNLREIAPTAYSNVPAAYTMLVDELENDEALAKNFFSRIRTLAYGGAALSQDLYDRIQKVAIRTVGERIVFSSGYGATETAPTICNVHWPTERMGLLGLPLPGIELKLAPVGQKMEVRVRGECITKGYYKNEEKTRDAYDEEGFYRLGDGARFLDPENPLEGLVFDGRVAEDFKLSTGTWVSAGKLRVDVVAGSNGVLSDALVAGLDRAFIGILGFPNIPACRNIAGDPSLAAEDLIRHPAVLERLAEGMRMHNKGNPGSSTRIVRALLMAEPPSVDAGELTDKGYINQSVALGRRAALVEKLYADPPGNDVVVV, encoded by the coding sequence ATGACAAAACCTGAAGTGAACCTGCCGCCGTTCCGTTTCCCGAACTATGTCGAGCCGAGGCTCGAGATCGAGCATCGCGCCGATGGGTCGATCGTGATGCGCAATCCGCATCCCTTGCGCGGCGCGCCGGAAAATCTCATCGCGCCGATCCGCAAATGGGCGGTCGAAGCGCCGGATCGCGTCTGGCTCGGCAAGCGGAAAGCTGCAAAAGAAGGCTATGGCGAGTGGGAACTTCTCACTTATGCCGAAACAGACCGCAAGACCCGCGCCATCGCGCAGGCGCTGCTCGATCGCGGCCTCGATCAGTCTTCTCCGGTGATGATCCTCTCCGGCAATTCCATCGAACATGCGCTCATGACCTATGGCGCGATCCTCGCGGGCGTTCCCGTCGCGCCGGTCTCGCCCTCCTACAGCACCATGAGCACCGATTTCGACAAGCTCCGCTACGTCTTCGATCTCGTCGAACCGAAGCTCATCTTCATGCAGGAAGCCGCGCCCTTTGAACGCGGCCTCGCGGCGCTCAATCTCGATGGCGTCGAACTCGTCACCGTCGATGGGTCGCGCGGCACCGCCTTCGCCGATCTTCTCGCCACCGCGCCGGGCGATGCGGTGGAGGAAAGCTACGCGCGCCTGAACTACGACATGGTCGCGAAATATCTCTTCACCTCCGGCTCCACCGGCATGCCGAAAGCCGTCATCACCACGCAGCGCATGATGTGCGTGAATTCGGTGATGCCGAAAAGCGTGACGCTGGAAGAAGAAAACGAGGAGCCCTCCGTCCTTCTCAACTGGCTCCCCTGGAACCATTGCTTCGGCGGCAACGCTATCCTGAATAATCTGCTCGTCTCCGGCGGCACGCTCTATATCGACGGCGGCCGCCCCGTCCCCGGCGGCTTCGCGGAGACGGTGCAGAACCTTCGCGAGATCGCGCCCACCGCCTATTCCAATGTCCCCGCCGCCTACACCATGCTGGTGGACGAGCTGGAAAACGACGAGGCGCTGGCGAAGAATTTCTTCTCGCGCATCCGCACCCTTGCCTATGGCGGCGCTGCCCTGAGCCAGGATCTCTACGACCGCATCCAGAAGGTCGCTATCCGCACCGTGGGCGAGCGCATCGTCTTCTCGTCCGGGTACGGCGCCACCGAAACCGCGCCGACCATCTGCAACGTCCATTGGCCGACCGAGCGCATGGGGCTTCTCGGCCTGCCGCTGCCCGGCATCGAACTGAAGCTCGCCCCCGTCGGCCAGAAGATGGAAGTTCGTGTGCGCGGCGAGTGCATCACGAAGGGCTACTACAAGAACGAGGAGAAAACGCGCGACGCCTATGACGAGGAAGGCTTCTACCGCCTCGGCGACGGCGCCCGCTTCCTCGATCCGGAAAACCCGCTCGAAGGTCTCGTCTTCGACGGGCGCGTGGCCGAAGACTTCAAGCTCTCCACCGGCACATGGGTAAGCGCGGGCAAGCTCCGCGTCGATGTCGTCGCTGGCTCGAACGGTGTCCTGTCCGACGCGCTGGTCGCCGGTCTCGACCGCGCCTTCATCGGCATCCTCGGCTTCCCCAACATTCCCGCCTGCCGCAACATCGCGGGCGATCCCTCGCTTGCCGCCGAAGACCTGATCCGTCATCCAGCCGTGCTGGAGCGTCTCGCCGAAGGCATGCGCATGCACAACAAGGGCAATCCCGGCTCAAGCACCCGCATCGTCCGTGCGCTGCTCATGGCCGAGCCGCCCAGCGTCGATGCGGGCGAGCTCACCGACAAGGGC